A window of Hyperolius riggenbachi isolate aHypRig1 chromosome 1, aHypRig1.pri, whole genome shotgun sequence contains these coding sequences:
- the POP5 gene encoding ribonuclease P/MRP protein subunit POP5, producing MRFKSRYFLCEVVLEEPRCRQNITQSVVLYNVKNTVARMHGDFGAAAVSVGLSVKYLNAYTGVILLRCRKEFHQLLWSSLPFISSLENRGHRYPCFINTLHVGGTIRTCQKFLIQYNRQQLSLLLKECTDPDEKETIRKSIASCTLQNVEESEYIAEYEEME from the exons ATGCGGTTCAAATCCAG GTActttctgtgcgaggtggtgctgGAGGAACCACGCTGCAGGCAGAATATTACGCAGAGCGTAGTGCTGTACAACGTCAAGAATACTGTAGCTCGTATGCACGGGGACtttggtgctgctgctgtctcTGTAGGACTATCAG TGAAATACCTTAATGCATACACTGGCGTAATCCTGCTTCGGTGTCGGAAAGAATTCCACCAGCTTCTGTGGTCATCCCTGCCTTTCATCTCCAGCCTAGAGAACAGAGGTCATCGGTATCCATGCTTTATAAACACCCTACATGTTGGAG GCACTATACGAACATGTCAGAAGTTCCTTATCCAATACAACAGGCAACAGCTGAGTCTATTACTGAAAGAATGTACAGATCCTG ATGAAAAAGAAACCATTCGGAAGTCTATAGCCAGCTGTACATTGCAGAATGTGGAAGAGTCAGAATACATAGCAGAGTATGAAGAAATGGAATGA